The following are from one region of the Nicotiana tomentosiformis chromosome 7, ASM39032v3, whole genome shotgun sequence genome:
- the LOC138895838 gene encoding uncharacterized protein codes for MDPLKYIFQKPMPTGKLAKWQIFLSELDIVYVTQTAVKGQALADHLAEISGEDIAKAYDGWRMFFDGAANFKGVGIGAVLELLVIGDSDLLVYQVQGEWATKNTKILPYLYHVQEMMKRFTKIEFRHVPRIQNEFGDALVTLSSMIQHPDKNFIDPIPVRIHNHPAYYAHVEEEADGNP; via the exons atggatcctctgaagtacatcttccagaaacccatgcctacagggaaactagcaaaatggcagatattttTGAGTGAATTGgacatcgtctatgtgactcagacggcggttaagggacaagcattagcggatcatcttgcggAAATTTCTGGAGAAGATATCGCCAAAGCCTACGacggatggagaatgtttttcgatggagccgcaaacttcaaaggagtgggtattggagctgttttg gaattactggtaattggtgattcagatcttctgGTATATCAagtgcagggagaatgggctacaaagaataccaagatattaccatatctatatcatgtgcaagagatgatgaagaggttcacgaagatagagtttagacatgtcccgagaatccagaatgagttcggaGACGCATTGgtcactttgtcctccatgatacagcatccggacaagaatttcatcgaccccattccggtaaggattcataatcatcCAGCTTACtacgctcatgttgaagaagaagcagacgggaatccatga